The window agtgtttatCTAGGAGAAAAcacacatttgaaaaaataataaataactttgTCGGATCGTCCGGGTCACAAGTCAACCCGATGGTTCAACCtggttttttcaagtttttgccCATCccgattttttattttacccgGTTCGGTCCAGCCACTAGATTGACCGAATTTCGAGTCAATCCGCTagaccgggtttaataactatgatacTATGCATGTTGTGTAAAACAAtacaatcattatttttttctaaatgttttgTGAAGAGTTTAATTCATCACAAAATTGAAACCAGTAATAATGATTATGTTGTATCtaagataaatattttgtaatcagaaaaaatatatagtaaaatgTTCTAAACTTTTTTGTAGTTAATTTCATGAGTAGACCGATAGTAAACTTTTTTGTAGTAACGCGACGAGCTTTGTGCCCACACCCTTCTTTTGCCATGAATGAAGGATGGACTCCTCATAAAGGCCTCATTAAGTCCTCCTCCACTAAATGCCAACTGGTAAGtaataacttgttattaaagaaaaacttaaCATTATCGCATATATTTCCAAGattgaaatttatttgatttgttgttagaaatggaaaagaaagaaaaacaaaaaagatagctAGGAGTCCCATGAGAAGAAACAAGAATAGAGAATGCAATAAaagaactaaaagaaaaattgagtgaaaaatcaaataaagggCTAAGAAAATTACCTCAATTTGATCACCAATGTGAATGATCAAGGCATCAGGAATATACTTAGCTTCAATCCAATGGTCATCCTTGAAGATTTGCAATCCGGGGACCTCATTAGGCACAAGAATGGTGATGGCAGATAGATCAGTATGAGCCACTACCCCAAGTGTTAGGTCTGGACGTGGGCATGGTGGATAGTAATTTATTTTGAGCATGTATTCAATTTGTTCACCTCCGGCAGCTTCTTTCAACACATGCCCTTCAAGCCCTAACCCTAAAGAGAGGGTTGTGAATAGCTTATCTACCACATCTCTCATATACTTAGCATACTCCTTGGTAACTTCTCTGctcatagaaaaatattatcatttagtAAAAGGGACGACTCAAGGGTTTGAAAAGTGGGAGGGTCAAAATGTGTAGTTTTAGTGTCAGGGTGGCATTTCGTATAAATATTCCAAGATTTTGTAAGTTCAATGATATTTTGAAAAAGTTTGAGACATGACCACCACCTAGATTCTCAATCGAATAATCTACAAAACGCTTACTGTATCTTGATGCAAACAGTTTCAAGCAGCTGAGGATTACTTGTGTTGTCAAAAGAAACGGTACCCCCCAAAGTGGAAAGTGAGGCATCTAGGACTGTGGAAACAAAATATGTTAATTTCTAACCACTTAGGGGTTCCTACAAAAGTTTTTGGTTGTTTTCATGTGCGCTGACTACTGAAAATTATCTGTCCCCCTTCGCAAGAACTTGGATTTAGTCCTTACGTGGGAATACTTGTGTCTTATGCagcacattttttattttttttaacccaattTAAATGGTAGAAAACAGACCTGTAAGAAGGAGGGTTTTCGGGCCAGAACTGGTAATTGATGGAAGGAGGAGGCCATATCCTATGAAAGAGATGATCAacccaagattttttttcttggggaTCTTTCTGCAATTTGGAGTCATAGCCTTCAATGCTTTTCGAATCACGAGGCCTAGCACACGCCTCTTTCTCTTCCTGAGGGAGTTCGAAGAATTTCTTACCAGCACCCTGTAGTTCGGCAATAAGATCACTTGGAATTCCATGGTTTATAACCTGGAATATCCCCCATTCCTTGCTAGCATCGGCGATCAAACCCACTAATTTCTCTTGATCAGGGTCACTGAGATCAATGGCTGGAATCTCAGGGGCTAGACCACGAAATGTGGTTATTGCTGGCTGCTCTTTCTCTGGCCTGATGAACTCTTCAGGAATCGCTTCCTTGTCAAATGACAAAGAAGCGATGGTTTGAACTCTATCAACCTCCATCCTGAGGGTTATCTTCTTGTTTCTTAATTTCTCTTCAAAGCATAATAAACTGGCCtcaatatatagagagagactTGAGTTACGAGCATGTAAATAAAGTGTCTGTAATTTATTATAGGTAGGGCAGTTCGATCTCGTGATTCACCGATTAGGTTGGATTATTAAATTCTTTACTAATTCAAGATATAAAAAACGAAAATAGTAgaaaggtttttgtttttcatctcgatatatataaaatacgaAAATATAGTAGAAAGATGTGTCATCCCGTGATGTGATGACACATCTTTCAGACTTTAAAATCATCatgaaaacatttattttatattttcgtatttatttgttttactaaacatgtttttattttttctatattttgattctgattaaATGCTGCATCGATCATGGTTCTAAAAACAACAATTGGATTCCCTGCATCTGTCAAAATCAGTCTTCATTAGGATGATTAACTCAAGAAAACACATGTGGGATGCTGATTGGTTGAGAAATCCAAACCAAATTTATCTTTAGCGTAACGAAAATGGAAATTGGAAATCAGCCACTAATCAGAACCACCGCACACAGATTGTATCGTCTCTAGGTTGGTAGATCCAACGTCAATCTAGCCAGGAGATATTTGAGATGACAGAATCCGATGCAGGAGAAAGTGTACAAATCTCCAGAAGAAAGTCATCAAATTCTAGCCTCacattcttaaaaacaaaaactctaaGCTAACGTGGACGTCGAGGGACTATCcaaatctttcttctttttattccgAAAATGTCTGAATTGGAAATTAATGCACTGTCGGCCACCTCATTTCAGACCATGAAAGATAACCATTGAGAAAGAGTTTACGTGGCACTGTATGAACTTTTCCTTTTCGAACTTCTtcgcaagattttttttttaaaaaaaatattaaattaatatatatatattttttatttttagatgatgatataaaaaataaaaataaaatattacttttaaatatttttaattaaaaattacttttaaaaatatcttatactACATTACTAAACGGATactaaaaattatcatattttcacatatatatatatatatatatatatatatatatatatatatatatatacaccacaCACACTATTTTTTTCTGATCACGTAAGGAAGGTCGTGCCCCTACTTAAAATAAGACTATAATCAAATGGAAATAGATTGTATTAGACTTGATAGATATAAGAATGTGTTTAGAATAATTTACATTCAGATTCTAACgtggaaaaataaatagatcaaaatatatcattcataattgatgaaaaatactcagtttttttaaaggttttggTATTTCTAATCTCTAGCACACTCAAATTTAATTGTGTATTTTTAAGGTAAAAGTTTGTATATAAGTGTGTAAATCTAGAGATCTCACTTAACGAAAAAACCTTATGTTTATTCTTGGTCCCATacaaccacttttttttttaacatattcttTTATGACTAAATATTTGATGTTGATATGTTTACTTCACCTGccacttttgttatttttagccataaaaacatctaaattgtcgcaatatatttttaatagctTAGAAATAGAATCCATAATTTTAACCTAGATAtggaactttaaaaaaatacaccatatgcaataacctaaaaataaaaaatgaactcAGCTTTCATAGTAGAAGTAGCACTCAAATTCTACTTAACACTTCTACAAGATACAACTCCACTGGCCAATATTTAACACTTCTACAAAATAGATCCTGATGTTGATTTGCATGAATCAACACAAACAACAAAGTCTGAATCTGATTAGCCAATTACTTTTAGATTGTTTGTATATCTATACATAAGTATGTAGTGTTTGATCCTTTAAAGGTATCTCATTACTTTCTATACAACTCTCTAGTGGTCTATACTTGGATCACTGTGATATTGTGCTAACAATCCCACAATAAATGTAATGTCAGGCCTTGTATAGATCTGAGTGCACATTGGGCTTCTTACAACATAAACACATGGAATGTTCTTCATTTGTTCCCTTACAAGATTATTTTTCGGGCattgattcaaattaaacttATCACCTTTCACAATCAAAGCAACATTTGGTAAACAATCTTTCATCTAAAATCTCTTTACAACTTTATTGATATAGGTTTTTTGAGACAGACCTAAAATGcctttaaatttatctttgtaTATCTTAATGTCAATGACATAAGATGCCTCACCTATATCCTTTATGTCAAAGCCTTTAGAGAGATTTTTTCACCTCATGCAACAACTTATATCATTGGTCGTAGGTAGAATATCATCcatatataaaacaagaaaaaaagtccTACTCCTACTGATTTTTCTAGTATATGCATTGATCCATGATGTTTTCTTcaattccaaataaataaattacatcaTAGAATTTAAAGTACCATTATTGGGAtgcttgttttaaaccatatatgGATTTCTTGAGCGTGCAAACCAAATGCTCATCATCACTAGAGGAGAATCCTTcaggttgtttcatgtaaacCTCCTCTTCTAGATCTTTATTGAGAAATATGGTTTTCACATTCATTCGTTGTATTTCTAAGTCAAAATATGCTTTTAATACCAAAATAATACGTAGAGAATCTTTCTTAGATATAAGGGAGAAAGTCTCTTTGTAATTAGTTTCTTTATTTTGAATGAATCCCTTAGCAACGAATcttgctttatatttttcaatcccAATGAGTTTATCTTTGTCTTAAAGACTCATTTACATTCAATGAATCTTGTATTATTAGGCAACTCAACAAGATCTTAGACTCTGTTACCCTTTATAGAATTCATCTCTTTCTTTATGGCATTATACAAGAATTTTGATTCTTTGCAACTTAtagcttgtaaaaaaaaattcaggattattttttacttcaatgTTATCGTCAGATTCTTATAGATACATAACATAATCATTATGAATTGTTAATCTCTTTATTCTAGTAGATCTTCTCAATATTGTACCATTATCTTCTTAAGAAGTATTTGGTTTAACTGGTTATTCAAAAATTCTTGGTAATACTTGAACTACCTATTCTACTGAAATGTTGTTAATAGCTCGTGAAACTTTAATAGTTGGTCTTAAAACCCCATTTTGTACTTGAATGATGCTGTTAACAATAACCAATATATAACTTGATGTGGAAGGTTATGATTATAAATGATCTTTCTCAAAAACTATGTTCCTGAATTGATTACTCTCACTGATCAAATCATTTTCAGAAAACTTTGCATTTCTTGATTCCACAATCCTAGTACTATGAGATCGACAGTAAAATCTATACTCTTATACCTTTCAACATATGTAACGAAACACACACTAATGGTTCTTGGGTCTCACTTCTTTTCTTGTGGATTGTAAATTCCTACTTCAGATGGGCATCCCTAAACACACATGTTGCAAACTCGATTTCTAACCTTTCAATAactcaaatgatatttttggaaCAACCTTGGTTGGAACTCGATTTAATATGTACATTGTTATCTTTAATTCTTCAATCTACAAGGACTCATGTAGATTAAAGTTGTTAAGCATACTTCGTACCATGTTCAATaatgtttggttttttatttcttctacaCCATTTTGATCTAGTGAATCGAACATAGTGTATTAGGCAACTATCTCattctcttgaaaaaaatttgaaagtgaACTAGGTGTTTATCCATCCTTTATGAATGTTCCATAATATTCTCTATCTTTATTTAATCTCACAATCTTAATTTGTTTCCTATATTATTTCTTTACTTTAATCTTAACAATCTTAAAGGCATGTCATGcttcatttttgttattaagCAAGTAAACATATATGTATTGTGAGtaattatctataaaaaagaTGATGTATTTCTTATTATGTAAGACTTTGTCTATAGACAACATATATCAGTATGAATGATTTCTAATATGTTTGAACTACTCCTTTCTTTGACTTGTTGGTTTGCTTTTCCTTAATGCAATCCATACAAGTTCAAAGTCAGTACAATCAAGAATACTAAGTATCTTATCATTTActaatctcttaatttttttatgaaaatatatcctAATCTCTAGTGCCATAACATAGAAGGATCTTCATTAATAACACATCTTGTAATGCTAGTGTGAATATGCATTAAACTATAAGTGGCATTCTTAACCTAGTTAGTTCAGGTTGTAGTGGCCTTTGCTACTTTTGGACAATGACTGTTTCCAATAAATATGCACAAATACGCTCTCCAACTACAATATGTTTTTCTTGAGAAGCAATCGTGAAAAACCATGTCATactaaacatgtataaaataggAATAGCAATTGCTGATGCTTCTAGCATTGAGAATGATACCTTCTCAAAGAAAAAGCTAATGCTTTATTCCGGATAATCGGTCTTATATGTCTCTCCCTGAAGTGGATCGAATGGCTTACAATGTCTTCAATCAGTACATGCATATCCTGATACTGCAAATGCCGCCACATTGAGTGTTCACACAAGGCTATTGCCCAACAAAAGCTTCTTCAAGATAGTaatcaaatatttgttaaaagaaTAGTAAAGTGCGAGAGGGTGATGGGTTTAAGATTCTtccaataaaactaaaaatatgtaCACTTGCGCACTGAGAAGAAAGACTTCCATCAACACTAGAAATGGTGCAGAatagaaataacaaaatagagTTTAGTGACTCCATTAGGCTTTAGGACCACACTTCCACAGTCAAGCACAAAGACCTTGCAGCAACAAcattttgattgatatatagTAGTTCACCCTAGTACTGCAGCTATGTATAACTACAAAATCTCCTTAGTTTCTTCCAGAATTCAGCACAAGTATTTCATATCCTCAAAACATTTCTGTAAAGAAGAGATGGGCTCATTGAAATAAACTAGAAGATGAACTCTAGTGAGGCCTTTCCCGATATTATCTTTAATCATTGACCAAAGACTACCTACTCCTTTTTTTCGACCGTGTTAGGCAGTTTCAAAGATAGTTACATCTAATAGATTTAATGCAGGAATCCATGTCATCTTTAATATCAGGAGGCCCTTTAACATCTTCGTAATTAgaatcatatcatattttacATAATTCAGATTCAGCACTTCTAagttaatttgatgaaaaaaagtCTTGAGTATCAAGGAATTCATTGTCATCCTTGTATGTCGTGAATCTCTTGATCATCATCAGAGCCACCCACACTTCCCTCTCATATATATTCCatgaaaagaggggaaaaagaGAGAGGTTAAAATGGATGATCacagtttaaaagaaaaatggagaaAGAAGATAGATGATGCGGATGAAGGGTAACTgtgaaaattgatatttatttatttcgtaaattttaatgctttaaaattattctaaattattGTATTTAAGAATATTAGCATTTATTAGTTAAATTAGGATTTGGGTTTCCttgttgaattaaaatttattgtgtttttttttttaattttgtttagtttagtgcatataaataattatctaaataccctatatttaatcaaatattttttttgtatttatttctccATATATCCAtcagtttgaattgaaaaatatacaaCGGAGTTGATGCAACATTAAAAAGTGGATGAATATGGCTGCTAGCATGGCAATGAACTCAGGAATTTTGAAGCACAAAAACTCCAAACCAGGCTACACTTACACGCCACACAAGAATTTATTACAAAAACACATGCAGTATCAAATTTAACCCTACCATTTATAAACAACACACATAAAAGTGCGATCAAGGTAGGCTGTTAAAAAAGGCCTAAAATAGAGCTAGAAGGCGAAGGAAAAAGCAAGGAAGCAACAACTATAAGTCAGCAACAAAGGGGAGTTTTCCAGATGGAAGAATATTATAGGGAATAGGAGAAGCAAAGTTCAGAAACAAGAGGCATTCTATGAGgcaaaaaaacccataaaaccaACCTTTCTGCCAGCCAAGCTCAGGTTCTTGAGTCGAGTCTGTGTTCTGATTTGTGTTAACTATCATAGGATTagattatcttatttatttaattatcaacacTCAGAATCCTATTGGGATGTTGTTGTTGCCATTAATGAGCAACAACATCTGTAGCCCTACTCTAGAAGAGGGTTGCCATTGTCAAGGCTATAATagtgggttgttggtggcagctGCTAATGTCAAAAGAAGCTGCATCAACCATTAACAAAGGTTGGCCACCATTGTTAACAAAAAAGCAAGAGGGGCTGCCATTGAAgcctataaataaaggcatCACTTGAAGAGCAAAATGAGAAAGAGTGTTATAGAAGAACAAGAGAGGAGATGAGAGAAAGCGGAGTGGCTGCCAAAGGCAGCAGCCCAGCTGCCATGTGCAGTAGTGTGTGAGAGCAATGGGAgttgagtttgagtgaagtgatcctcctcTATGTGTGTTGTAACCATTTCTTtatctatctctaataatattgatttcTTTCATGGATGTAGGCAATTTGTCGAATCacattaaatattgtgtcagtgtgcttagcctccaatgggcaactatcagaacatcaccggtcagaattcccaacaattggtatcagagcttatggtttaaaatgatgtttgatttttgcccaaaaatgaatgtttttaaaatggtgttttgaccataccactgtaaAGAGGAGGAAAAGATGAGCACACTGGTGAAAACAACGTTAAAATCATATGTGGGACATGGCCGCATGCGTTCACACGTGCTGACAAGGAGGCTACCCACGCGCCCCACGTGTGCCATGCATCTTCTTTGCCCAGATGGGTTGACCCAACCCGAATACCGATGACACGACCCACGTGACTGGCCCGGATGGAGGATGATGTCATCATGATGTAAGCATGGCGTCAGCATGCCATGTTAGCTGACACGGCAGCATAGTGGGACCCACCTACCACGTCATAAGTGGCGAGCCACGAGCCGAGGGACAGGATCCTGTGTGGCTAATCCTACGTGCAActggatctgagattgaatctgggccGCTCATCAGGtctgaattgttttgatcaaatcttagccgtctgaaatgcgatttggatgATTTCAGGCTCGTTTctagctaatttgatcgttccagATGCAATGGTACGGTCTGATTGTTGAGATTTAGActgaaagtggtggtggtgaattaacaaaagagattgcccgatTATGAGGCATCTaaaggtcatcatggtggtcgatggagatgaagaataAGAAATCACACATGTTTACCTAGTTACATGTGCTGAATTGCTAAGTGGGGAGATTTTTTAGTTACCTTGAAGGAAAGCAAAATTGGGATACTTtggacacccgatcatgtggacgatttgaggtggagagtggaaattgatgaagaccaatcttgatcAATCTAAGCACTGGTAGTCTCGATAAATGTTCAGAAATCAGGTATAAAACCAGGATAccccagatcacttgtaaagaaaagtcgcaacaaagctagcaaatggttgtatatacagAAAAACAATACAATGGATAGATACGTTCTAAGAAGTTCTATCTAGGATATTGGGTTTTAAACGGGACtggtgtgacccctccaatcttttcTGGGAACTTTCTTAGTTGAAAGATCATCCACACagtattatttttgtatatgtaACAATTTGTAATGAAACTGTTAAAGACTAGCAAGATGACGGCACAAAagaacagttgggttccgtatgttcaaggatctAATAGAGTGGTCATTTCTCCAAAAaggttagattcggtgactgtgatttcttgaAGGGAGATTTGATGAAGActttgataatggaagagaaatacagaaaggggataaagattgacACCCTATTTTAACTTGGAtaggtgttgtgacaggatgagttgctgtcaaacataaaagCAAAGAATAGGGAGAAATATGGAGAAtagaaattgcacgagggcacacaGAGATTGTGCAAGAGTACCTGTAAGATCCAACGAGGTACTTTAATGAGACGAcgggtgcaaggagaagaagagttcccagatgaagctcagagtaGAGACTGTGTGAAAAGTTGTACAATAGGAAGTCTCTTGTGcccttgatgaagacaacatgcAAGGActtttccaatgcatgcaaggatgaaAAAATAAGCTATTGTAGAGGCACCAAATTAATGGGGTGCAaccgcctatgatgaaaggcgaaAACACTAAAGAGAGTTTGTGTAGGTGGAGTTGTCAAGTGCGATGACGAAAGGCGCATAAGCTCTTAACATAGAAAATGAGATGGAAGATTACGATGAGTGTACTgtaactttctctttctatgtaatCAGTGGAAGTGATATCTCCTATAATCCACATTGTGGTGGAGaataggggtgagcaaaaaaaccaaaaaaccaagaaaactagaaaaaaaataactgaaaaaattgaaccgtgaaaaaaaattgattaaaattttgaaaacattaaCCGATTTAGTtcgattttggttttataagtctaaaacCAAATCGAATTAAACTAAACCCGAACCCGAACCGAACAGAACCGAATAAACCGGGAAAAAAATGAGCCAAATcggaaaaaactgagccaaaaccgagtcaaactggtttgaaccggtttttgtcctaaaaaaccgaaccaaatcgAAACCGgccagtttgaaccggtttcagtttttttttaattttttggtttgattacttttttttataaaaaccgaaccgaaaatgatcacccctagtaGAGAATCTTAGAGCCACTAGAGTACTCCCTGATGAAGGAGGATGTGACCGTCCCATAACAATGGGTAGAGACACCTTAGAAAGAAGGTGTGAGCGCCATGATATGAGCCCAAGCATAAATCAGCCCATGATGACAGGTAGAGACACCTCAGa of the Populus nigra chromosome 7, ddPopNigr1.1, whole genome shotgun sequence genome contains:
- the LOC133698353 gene encoding flavonol synthase/flavanone 3-hydroxylase-like, translating into MEVDRVQTIASLSFDKEAIPEEFIRPEKEQPAITTFRGLAPEIPAIDLSDPDQEKLVGLIADASKEWGIFQVINHGIPSDLIAELQGAGKKFFELPQEEKEACARPRDSKSIEGYDSKLQKDPQEKKSWVDHLFHRIWPPPSINYQFWPENPPSYREVTKEYAKYMRDVVDKLFTTLSLGLGLEGHVLKEAAGGEQIEYMLKINYYPPCPRPDLTLGVVAHTDLSAITILVPNEVPGLQIFKDDHWIEAKYIPDALIIHIGDQIEILSNGRYKAVLHRTTVAKNRARMSWPVFLEPPGELVVGPLPQFINKDNPPKFKTKKFKDYTYCKLNKLPQ